In Sphingomonas sp. R1, a single genomic region encodes these proteins:
- a CDS encoding globin-coupled sensor protein: MHPELTTRLDFVGYTADKRALLAEARDTIQQALAPALDRLYTQIAAYPETAKMFSGPTHIAKAKQLQSEHWAHLSGAAFDADYVARVKRIGARHAQIGLTPQWYIGSYAIILDSMIESLAAMDSGPRLPFGRRKADKRFDQLRAIVTAAMIDLEMSVSIYFEQEQAGRAKAMEALTERETALSALLVAINETVEAIKTGSQEIAQASGDLARRTEANAASLAETASSVQEMDQRLKATADSARRTVERADGAKATVDTGRTITEQAVSAMERVSDSAKGIDSVIEGLDKIAFQTRVLAMNAAVEAGRAGEAGRGFAVVADLVSALAMRAEEEAGRARDQLTATQADIVTAVGMVEKVDGALANISGDVATVNELLTEMARDNQAQAGAITEVSATIGEMDRATQQNAAMVEQTSAAAQNLAREVDRLARQANGFNEGAEAGPSAGARATVKALSMMAH, from the coding sequence GTGCACCCCGAACTGACCACGCGCCTGGACTTCGTCGGCTATACCGCCGACAAACGCGCGCTCCTCGCCGAGGCGCGCGACACCATCCAGCAGGCGCTGGCCCCCGCGCTCGACCGCCTCTACACCCAGATCGCCGCGTACCCGGAAACGGCGAAGATGTTCTCCGGCCCGACCCACATCGCCAAGGCAAAGCAGCTCCAGTCCGAACATTGGGCCCACCTGTCCGGCGCCGCCTTCGATGCCGACTACGTCGCCCGGGTGAAGCGCATCGGTGCCCGCCACGCCCAGATCGGGCTGACGCCGCAATGGTATATCGGCTCCTACGCGATCATCCTCGATTCGATGATCGAAAGCCTGGCGGCGATGGACAGCGGCCCCCGCCTCCCCTTCGGTCGCCGCAAGGCCGACAAGCGCTTCGACCAGCTCCGCGCGATCGTCACCGCCGCGATGATCGACCTGGAGATGTCGGTCTCGATCTATTTCGAGCAGGAGCAGGCCGGCCGCGCCAAGGCGATGGAGGCGCTCACCGAGCGCGAGACCGCACTGTCCGCGCTGCTCGTCGCGATCAACGAGACGGTGGAGGCGATCAAGACCGGATCGCAGGAAATCGCCCAGGCCTCGGGCGATCTTGCCCGCCGCACCGAAGCCAATGCCGCCAGCCTCGCCGAGACCGCGTCGTCGGTGCAGGAGATGGATCAGCGCCTCAAGGCCACCGCCGACAGCGCCCGCCGCACCGTGGAGCGCGCCGACGGCGCCAAGGCGACGGTGGACACCGGCCGCACCATCACCGAGCAGGCGGTCTCCGCGATGGAACGCGTGTCGGACAGCGCCAAGGGCATCGACAGCGTGATCGAGGGCCTCGACAAGATCGCCTTCCAGACCCGCGTTCTCGCGATGAACGCCGCCGTCGAGGCAGGGCGTGCGGGTGAGGCCGGCCGCGGCTTCGCGGTGGTCGCCGATCTCGTCTCCGCGCTGGCGATGCGCGCCGAGGAAGAGGCCGGCCGCGCGCGCGACCAGCTGACTGCCACCCAGGCCGATATCGTGACCGCGGTGGGCATGGTGGAGAAGGTGGATGGCGCGCTGGCCAACATCTCGGGCGACGTGGCAACGGTGAACGAGCTGCTGACCGAGATGGCGCGCGACAACCAGGCCCAGGCCGGCGCGATCACCGAGGTGTCAGCGACGATCGGCGAGATGGACCGCGCCACCCAGCAGAACGCGGCGATGGTGGAGCAGACCTCGGCCGCCGCGCAGAACCTCGCCCGCGAAGTGGACCGCCTCGCCAGGCAGGCGAACGGGTTCAACGAGGGCGCGGAGGCCGGCCCGAGTGCCGGCGCCCGGGCGACGGTGAAGGCGCTGAGCATGATGGCGCACTAG
- a CDS encoding transferrin-binding protein-like solute binding protein yields MLRVYRHSGANSEYTLSLTLPGTSGALTYQYVGAGFWQRADFDSSGNGAFRFDAFTYGVATPNAALPRTGHGAYAVDLVGSLGFGVLESLVGNGTLQVNFLTGAIVTSGTVNEVSTSTGATITSSIFTGLAQLAAASNAFSGIFAFSGGELEGVLNGRFYGPAAQEVGASWSASNSDGRAAAGVLIGRQSGAQTGNASLASLTASQIFAGETATLAANYDETSGALTGAATAGQPVIVSYDAASGNYTVIAGSRSGVFPATPSAGAVDQLTLDALNGLRYVRAGRWATTTSSNGVSTSMIDAFTFGMATSLAALPRTGSASYAVTLAGALVDASKPGPFALSGSGTLTADFASGAIATTGTATASYTDSSAATTTSSGSFTGSATLSSSANSFAGTLNLALFAGYSGGLTGHFYGPAADEVGGAAALADANGDVASVTLTGARAASGSAAGSTLAPPEISGDAASGYAIAGLPGLSETLTLLTAADREAITSDVGFDVYRKALATGTVQARIYDAGKGPLALRYASFAELGYLASNAASGSDPMRWYLPFGQRTTADQMPRTGTASYAGLVFGSGTAGGADYTLGGTSSFTVDFARASATGSLAITGSGASGTRDFGSFGFQAAGLSANGFTGTLSASGGSGSLTGWFFGPQADEIGARFDAARTLANGDKAVLTGATVAKKGP; encoded by the coding sequence ATGCTGCGGGTCTATCGGCACAGCGGGGCCAATAGCGAGTACACGCTGTCGCTAACCCTGCCCGGCACCAGCGGGGCGCTGACCTATCAGTATGTCGGCGCCGGCTTCTGGCAGCGCGCCGATTTCGACAGCAGCGGCAACGGCGCCTTCCGGTTCGATGCCTTCACCTACGGCGTGGCGACACCGAACGCCGCGCTACCGCGCACCGGCCACGGCGCCTATGCCGTCGATCTGGTAGGCTCGCTCGGTTTCGGCGTGCTCGAAAGTCTGGTCGGCAATGGCACGCTCCAGGTCAATTTCCTGACCGGCGCGATCGTCACCAGCGGCACGGTGAACGAGGTCTCGACCAGCACCGGCGCCACGATCACCAGTTCGATCTTCACCGGCCTCGCCCAGCTCGCCGCCGCCAGCAACGCCTTTTCCGGCATCTTCGCCTTTTCCGGCGGGGAGCTGGAAGGCGTGCTGAACGGCCGGTTCTACGGCCCCGCCGCGCAGGAGGTGGGCGCGTCGTGGAGCGCCTCCAACAGCGATGGCCGCGCAGCAGCCGGGGTGCTGATCGGTCGCCAGTCGGGCGCGCAGACCGGCAACGCCAGTCTCGCCAGCCTCACCGCCAGCCAGATCTTCGCCGGCGAAACCGCCACGCTCGCCGCCAATTACGACGAGACCAGCGGCGCATTGACCGGTGCCGCCACCGCCGGCCAGCCGGTGATCGTCAGCTATGACGCCGCTTCGGGCAACTATACCGTGATTGCCGGCAGCCGCAGCGGCGTGTTCCCGGCGACGCCGAGCGCCGGCGCGGTCGACCAGCTGACGCTCGATGCGCTCAATGGCCTGCGCTATGTCCGCGCCGGCCGCTGGGCGACGACCACCAGCAGCAACGGCGTTTCCACCAGCATGATCGACGCCTTCACCTTCGGCATGGCGACCAGCCTGGCCGCGCTGCCGCGCACCGGCTCGGCCAGCTATGCGGTGACGCTGGCCGGCGCGCTGGTCGATGCCAGCAAGCCGGGACCGTTCGCGCTCAGCGGCAGCGGCACGCTGACCGCCGATTTCGCCAGCGGCGCGATCGCCACCACCGGTACCGCAACCGCCAGCTATACCGACAGCAGCGCCGCGACGACCACCAGCAGCGGCAGCTTCACCGGGTCGGCGACGCTCTCCAGCAGCGCCAACAGCTTTGCCGGCACGCTCAACCTGGCCTTGTTCGCCGGCTATTCGGGTGGGCTGACCGGCCATTTCTACGGCCCCGCGGCCGATGAGGTCGGCGGTGCCGCCGCGCTCGCCGATGCGAATGGCGACGTCGCCTCGGTCACCCTCACTGGCGCCAGGGCGGCGAGTGGCAGCGCGGCAGGCAGCACCCTCGCGCCGCCGGAGATTTCCGGCGACGCCGCCAGCGGCTATGCCATTGCCGGCCTGCCCGGCCTGTCCGAAACGCTGACCCTGCTCACTGCCGCGGATCGCGAGGCGATCACCAGCGATGTCGGCTTCGACGTCTATCGCAAGGCGCTCGCCACCGGCACGGTGCAGGCGCGGATCTACGACGCCGGCAAGGGCCCGCTGGCGCTCCGCTATGCGAGCTTCGCCGAACTGGGCTATCTCGCCAGCAACGCGGCATCGGGCAGCGATCCGATGCGCTGGTACCTCCCCTTCGGCCAGCGCACCACGGCGGACCAGATGCCGCGCACCGGCACCGCCAGCTATGCCGGCCTGGTGTTCGGCAGCGGCACCGCCGGCGGCGCGGACTACACGCTGGGCGGCACCAGCAGCTTCACTGTGGATTTCGCGCGGGCCAGCGCCACCGGCAGCCTCGCCATCACCGGCAGCGGCGCGTCCGGCACGCGCGATTTCGGCAGCTTCGGCTTCCAGGCGGCAGGCCTTTCGGCCAACGGCTTTACCGGCACGCTTTCCGCGAGCGGCGGATCGGGCAGCCTCACCGGCTGGTTCTTCGGCCCGCAGGCGGACGAGATCGGCGCCAGGTTCGATGCTGCGCGCACGCTGGCGAATGGCGACAAGGCGGTTCTCACCGGCGCAACCGTCGCTAAGAAGGGCCCGTGA
- a CDS encoding surface lipoprotein assembly modifier, producing the protein MTQTMLIALALALPAPAAPVQTTEQRQVSAVELFALAAKAEGAGRPDDAETMYRALARDPDAEIRAEARFRLGQLLERMGRKREAATTYRALLDEKPDAARVRLELARLLTQLGDEGAARRELRQAQAGGLPPQVAQLVDQFAAALRSRKPWGASLEVALVPDSNVNRATDAATLDTVLAPLQLSRDAREQSGIGARIGGQLYARVPVAANLALVPRVSGQGDFYDRGRFNDVSASALVGLEWSLGRDRLRPSIGGTQRWYGGSPYARTATAAIDWQHPLGSRAQLTTSATIADTRYRGNRLQDGLLLNGAIAYERAFSARAGGSLTLSATRQTANDPGYATAGGGASLLGWREFGRTTVYATIGLRRLEGDARLFLFPQRRKEWNVSLGLGGTFRRLQIHGFAPIVRLDWERNRSTVGIYDYVRKAATIGLTRAF; encoded by the coding sequence GTGACCCAGACGATGCTGATCGCGCTGGCGCTGGCGCTGCCGGCGCCCGCCGCCCCTGTCCAGACGACCGAGCAGCGCCAGGTCTCGGCGGTCGAGCTGTTCGCGCTCGCCGCCAAGGCCGAAGGCGCGGGCCGCCCGGACGATGCCGAGACGATGTACCGCGCGCTGGCAAGGGACCCCGATGCCGAGATCCGCGCCGAGGCGCGCTTCCGTCTGGGCCAGCTGCTCGAGCGGATGGGCCGCAAGCGCGAGGCGGCGACCACCTATCGCGCGCTGCTCGACGAAAAGCCCGATGCCGCGCGCGTGCGCCTCGAACTCGCCCGCCTGCTCACCCAGCTGGGCGACGAGGGCGCGGCGCGGCGCGAGCTGCGCCAGGCCCAGGCCGGCGGGCTGCCGCCGCAGGTGGCGCAGCTGGTCGACCAGTTCGCCGCGGCGCTCCGCTCGCGCAAGCCCTGGGGCGCCAGCCTCGAAGTCGCGCTGGTGCCGGACAGCAACGTCAACCGCGCCACCGACGCAGCGACGCTCGATACCGTGCTCGCGCCGCTCCAGCTCTCGCGCGATGCCCGCGAGCAATCGGGGATCGGTGCGCGCATCGGCGGCCAGCTCTATGCCCGCGTGCCGGTGGCGGCCAACCTCGCGCTCGTCCCCCGCGTCTCCGGCCAGGGCGACTTCTACGACCGGGGACGCTTCAACGACGTTTCCGCCTCGGCGCTGGTCGGGCTGGAATGGAGCCTGGGCCGCGATCGACTGCGCCCCTCGATCGGCGGCACCCAGCGCTGGTATGGCGGCAGCCCCTATGCGCGCACCGCCACCGCCGCGATCGACTGGCAGCATCCGCTCGGCTCCCGGGCGCAGCTCACCACCAGCGCGACGATCGCCGACACCCGCTATCGCGGCAACCGCCTGCAGGACGGACTGCTGCTGAACGGCGCGATCGCCTATGAGCGCGCCTTTTCCGCGCGCGCCGGCGGCAGCCTGACGCTGTCCGCCACGCGCCAGACTGCGAACGACCCCGGCTACGCCACCGCCGGCGGCGGCGCGAGCCTGCTCGGCTGGCGCGAGTTCGGCCGCACCACCGTCTATGCCACGATCGGCCTGCGCCGCCTGGAGGGGGATGCGCGGCTGTTCCTGTTCCCCCAACGCCGCAAGGAATGGAACGTAAGCCTGGGCCTCGGCGGCACCTTCCGCCGGCTGCAGATCCATGGCTTCGCCCCGATCGTCCGGCTCGACTGGGAGCGCAATCGCTCGACCGTTGGCATCTACGACTATGTCCGCAAGGCCGCGACGATCGGGCTCACCCGCGCCTTCTGA